From one Mycolicibacterium sp. HK-90 genomic stretch:
- a CDS encoding helix-turn-helix domain-containing protein, which translates to MDGPGPLGEFLQARRARTRPEDIGVPDFGGRRRVQGLRRDEVAHLAGVSVSYYTRLEQGISRGASPEVLEAIAGALQLDTHEREHLERLAGAARRAPRPRRPRPEKVSDETRDLMRALDGTPALVLGRRTDVLAWNHLGHALLAGHVDRAAVDDVRNRPNISRMVFLDEHKRELYADWRRKARAVVGNLRIAVGRYPDDRDLAALIGELTMKSPEFVTMWGDHRITPCDAASYDLHHPVVGALTVTQQTLAITRSPGQNLVVVTTVAGSPSERALALLRTLGTSVPDHELPERSRV; encoded by the coding sequence ATGGACGGACCTGGGCCACTCGGAGAATTTCTGCAGGCGCGGCGCGCACGTACCCGACCCGAGGACATCGGTGTGCCGGACTTCGGTGGGCGCCGGCGGGTGCAGGGTCTGCGTCGCGATGAGGTGGCGCACCTGGCGGGAGTCAGTGTGTCTTATTACACGCGGCTCGAGCAGGGGATCTCCCGCGGCGCGTCACCTGAGGTCCTTGAGGCGATTGCCGGTGCACTACAACTAGATACGCACGAGCGTGAACACCTCGAACGGTTGGCCGGGGCGGCTCGACGGGCACCTCGGCCGCGGCGCCCGCGGCCCGAAAAGGTGAGCGACGAGACGCGGGACCTGATGCGCGCGCTCGACGGGACGCCGGCGCTGGTTCTGGGCCGGCGCACCGATGTCTTGGCTTGGAACCACCTGGGGCATGCGCTGCTGGCTGGACACGTGGATCGGGCTGCCGTAGACGACGTGAGGAACCGGCCCAACATCAGCCGGATGGTGTTCCTGGACGAACACAAGCGCGAGCTGTACGCGGACTGGCGACGCAAGGCCCGGGCAGTGGTGGGCAATCTGCGCATCGCCGTGGGGCGGTATCCGGACGACCGGGATCTTGCGGCTCTCATCGGTGAGCTGACGATGAAGAGCCCGGAGTTCGTCACCATGTGGGGCGATCATCGGATCACCCCCTGTGACGCGGCGTCCTACGACTTGCACCATCCCGTGGTAGGCGCCCTGACTGTCACCCAGCAGACGCTGGCCATCACCCGCTCGCCCGGTCAGAATCTGGTCGTGGTCACCACCGTCGCGGGGTCACCCTCGGAACGGGCGCTGGCGCTGCTGCGAACTCTGGGTACGTCCGTGCCTGACCATGAGCTGCCCGAGAGATCCCGAGTCTGA
- a CDS encoding low molecular weight protein-tyrosine-phosphatase: protein MSEPLHVTFVCSGNICRSPMAEKIFAHQISERGLADVVRVTSGGTGGWHAGDGADDRACVVLRERGYPSDHVAAQVCDDHLGADLVIALGRNHLRILTDLGVLPDRLRMLRSFDPRSGAHALDVEDPYYGAKSDFEDVFTVIEASLPGLHAWVDEALAARGILAR from the coding sequence GTGTCTGAACCACTCCACGTCACGTTCGTGTGCTCGGGCAACATCTGCCGGTCGCCGATGGCCGAGAAGATATTCGCCCACCAGATCAGCGAACGCGGACTGGCCGACGTGGTCCGGGTGACCAGCGGCGGCACCGGCGGCTGGCATGCCGGTGACGGCGCCGACGACCGTGCCTGTGTGGTGTTGCGGGAGCGCGGCTATCCCAGCGATCACGTGGCCGCCCAGGTGTGCGACGACCATCTGGGCGCCGATCTGGTGATCGCGCTGGGCCGCAATCACCTGCGCATCCTGACCGATCTGGGGGTGTTGCCCGATCGGCTGCGGATGCTGCGGTCGTTCGATCCGCGCTCGGGCGCGCACGCCCTCGATGTCGAGGACCCGTACTACGGCGCCAAGTCCGACTTCGAGGACGTGTTCACCGTGATCGAGGCGTCGCTGCCGGGGCTGCACGCCTGGGTCGACGAGGCTCTGGCCGCGCGAGGGATCCTGGCCCGATGA
- a CDS encoding SURF1 family protein, with the protein MKRLTFLFRPQWVALFIVVAAFAYLCFTVLAPWQLGKNTKTSRENNQISHSLQADPVPVTTLLPQQDSSAPDSQWQRVTATGHYLPKAEVLVRLRVVDGEPAFEVLTPFAVDGGPTVLVNRGFITPIDGNKVPEFAAPPTGPVTITARLRDAEARVPGKEPFRGDEGAQQVYSINPEQISTLTGVPLTQSYLQLVGGQPGGLGEISLPHLDAGPFLSYGIQWIAFGIVAPLGLGYFVYAEIQQRRRERSAARAESAEPARELTGEEKIADRYGKRR; encoded by the coding sequence ATGAAGCGGCTGACCTTCCTGTTCCGGCCCCAGTGGGTCGCGCTGTTCATCGTGGTGGCCGCGTTCGCCTACCTGTGCTTCACCGTGCTCGCGCCGTGGCAGCTGGGCAAGAACACCAAGACCTCGCGGGAGAACAACCAGATCAGCCACTCCCTGCAGGCCGATCCCGTCCCGGTGACCACGCTTCTGCCCCAACAGGATTCGTCGGCACCCGACTCGCAGTGGCAACGTGTCACCGCCACCGGCCACTACCTGCCCAAGGCGGAGGTGCTGGTGCGGCTGCGGGTGGTCGACGGCGAACCGGCCTTCGAGGTGCTCACCCCGTTCGCCGTCGACGGCGGGCCGACGGTACTGGTCAATCGCGGCTTCATCACCCCGATCGACGGGAACAAGGTGCCCGAGTTCGCGGCCCCGCCGACCGGTCCGGTGACGATCACCGCCCGCCTGCGCGACGCGGAGGCCCGCGTCCCGGGCAAGGAGCCGTTCCGCGGCGACGAGGGCGCCCAACAGGTGTACTCGATCAACCCCGAGCAGATCTCGACGCTCACCGGCGTGCCGCTGACGCAGTCGTATCTGCAACTGGTGGGCGGTCAACCGGGTGGGCTCGGCGAGATCTCCCTACCCCATCTCGACGCCGGGCCGTTCCTGTCATACGGCATCCAATGGATCGCCTTCGGCATCGTCGCCCCGCTCGGGTTGGGCTACTTCGTGTACGCCGAGATCCAGCAGCGCCGGCGGGAACGCTCGGCCGCCCGGGCCGAATCCGCCGAGCCGGCCAGGGAACTCACCGGCGAGGAGAAGATCGCCGACCGCTACGGCAAGCGACGCTGA
- a CDS encoding cobalamin biosynthesis protein, with product MFARRSRPAGRSIRHDRAIGIAVGFLADLLLADPRRGHPVAGFGIAATRLEKLTYADHRGAGMLHTTLLLGGLAGLGWAAGRGNRTMVTAVATYVALGGTSLNRVGARMATLLAADDMPAARALLPSLCGRDPAALDAAGLTRATVESLAENTSDAQVAPLFWAAFGGVPGVLVYRGANTLDAMIGHRSPRYHRFGWAAARFDDVLNYIPARLTGLLAVLCAPVVDGSPRAAARAWRRDAARHPSPNAGVAEASFAGALGVRLGGPTQYAHQLEIRPTLGDGRIPEVPDVARTVRLSRAVQAGAAVVAVVLSVACRSGRRSSPRR from the coding sequence GTGTTTGCGCGCAGAAGCCGCCCGGCGGGCCGGTCCATCAGGCACGACCGGGCCATCGGCATCGCCGTCGGGTTCCTGGCCGACCTGCTGCTGGCCGATCCGCGGCGCGGGCATCCGGTGGCCGGGTTCGGCATTGCCGCAACACGGTTGGAGAAGCTCACCTATGCCGACCACCGCGGCGCGGGGATGCTGCACACGACACTGCTGCTGGGCGGTCTGGCAGGACTGGGCTGGGCCGCCGGACGGGGCAATCGCACGATGGTGACGGCCGTGGCCACGTACGTCGCGCTCGGGGGCACCTCCCTGAACCGGGTCGGTGCCCGGATGGCCACGCTGCTCGCCGCCGACGACATGCCCGCGGCCCGTGCCCTGCTGCCCTCCCTGTGCGGGCGGGACCCGGCGGCCCTGGACGCCGCGGGCCTGACCCGGGCCACGGTGGAATCGTTGGCCGAAAACACCTCCGATGCGCAGGTGGCGCCGTTGTTCTGGGCGGCGTTCGGCGGGGTTCCCGGCGTGCTGGTGTACCGGGGTGCCAACACCCTGGACGCGATGATCGGGCACCGGTCGCCGCGGTATCACCGCTTCGGTTGGGCCGCAGCGAGATTCGACGATGTGCTCAATTACATTCCGGCCCGGCTGACCGGTCTGCTGGCCGTGCTGTGTGCACCGGTGGTGGATGGATCACCGCGGGCGGCGGCGCGGGCGTGGCGGCGGGACGCGGCCCGTCACCCCAGCCCGAATGCCGGGGTGGCCGAGGCGTCGTTCGCCGGGGCGCTGGGGGTGCGGCTGGGTGGCCCGACGCAGTACGCGCACCAGCTCGAGATCCGTCCCACCCTGGGCGACGGACGCATCCCCGAGGTGCCCGACGTGGCCCGCACGGTCCGGCTGTCGCGCGCGGTGCAGGCCGGCGCGGCCGTGGTCGCGGTGGTCCTCAGCGTCGCTTGCCGTAGCGGTCGGCGATCTTCTCCTCGCCGGTGA
- a CDS encoding oxygenase MpaB family protein, whose protein sequence is MRLGPPRHPRRVTDLLNPAAALLPAANVIMQLATPGVGYGVLESPVDSGNVYKHPFKRARTTGTYLAAATMGTDADRALLRTQIDRVHAQVRSTGESPVSYNAFDPKLQLWVAACLYRYYIDMHEFLYGPLDAESADAVYADARTLGTTLQVRDDMWPADRDAFDAYWKQSLQDLRIDPPVREHLHGVAAMAFLPAPLRLLAGRFNLFATTGFLPAEFRRHMRMSWTADQQRRFEWLLSGLRLADRVIPHEVWVLGYQLYLWDMRIRDRRGKRVV, encoded by the coding sequence ATGAGGCTGGGTCCCCCTCGACACCCGCGGCGGGTCACCGATCTGCTCAACCCCGCGGCGGCGCTGCTGCCGGCGGCCAACGTCATCATGCAGTTGGCCACCCCCGGCGTGGGGTACGGCGTCCTGGAGAGCCCGGTGGACAGTGGCAACGTCTACAAGCACCCGTTCAAGCGGGCCCGCACCACTGGCACCTACCTGGCCGCGGCCACCATGGGCACCGACGCCGACCGCGCCCTGTTGCGTACCCAGATCGACCGGGTGCACGCGCAGGTGCGTTCGACCGGGGAAAGCCCGGTGTCCTACAACGCTTTCGATCCTAAGCTGCAGTTGTGGGTGGCGGCCTGCCTGTACCGCTACTACATCGACATGCACGAGTTCCTCTACGGCCCGCTCGACGCGGAATCTGCCGACGCGGTCTATGCCGATGCCCGCACGCTGGGCACCACGCTCCAGGTGCGCGACGACATGTGGCCGGCCGACCGGGACGCGTTCGATGCCTACTGGAAACAGTCACTGCAGGATCTGCGGATCGATCCACCGGTGCGGGAGCATCTGCACGGCGTCGCCGCGATGGCGTTCCTGCCCGCCCCGCTGCGGTTGTTGGCCGGCCGGTTCAACCTGTTCGCCACCACCGGGTTCCTGCCCGCGGAGTTCCGCCGCCACATGCGGATGAGTTGGACGGCCGATCAGCAGCGGCGCTTCGAGTGGTTGCTGAGCGGCCTGCGGCTCGCCGATCGCGTGATCCCACACGAGGTGTGGGTGCTGGGTTATCAGCTCTACCTGTGGGACATGCGGATCCGCGATCGCCGCGGCAAGCGGGTGGTCTGA